One window from the genome of Saccharomyces mikatae IFO 1815 strain IFO1815 genome assembly, chromosome: 4 encodes:
- the AIR2 gene encoding TRAMP complex RNA-binding subunit (similar to Saccharomyces cerevisiae AIR1 (YIL079C) and AIR2 (YDL175C); ancestral locus Anc_7.281), translating to MDKNSLPFVVDTAPTTPSDKLVAPSIEEVNNNPSELRALRGQGRYFGVSDDDKNAIKEAAPKCNNCSQRGHLKKDCPHIICSYCGSTDDHYSQHCPKAIKCSKCDEVGHYRSQCPHKWKKVQCSLCKSNKHSKERCPSIWRAYILIDDNEATKPKVLPFHTIYCYNCGEKGHFGDDCKEKRSSRVPNEDGSAFTGSNLSTELKQEYYSHINRNSKEDENYQFSGSIYDEEPLPRISHKRRSHNDHSNGSRNKYRASNFHPPPYQKRNVIQPTIRGETLSISNSTSKNSRYQNTKINVSSVSENMYGSRYNPSTYVDNNDISISSNYRNYNSYQPYRSGTLGKRR from the coding sequence ATGGATAAAAACTCATTACCATTTGTTGTCGATACGGCACCTACAACTCCTTCCGATAAACTTGTGGCGCCCTCAATAGAGGAAGTAAATAATAATCCTAGCGAATTAAGAGCTCTTAGAGGACAGGGTAGGTATTTTGGTGTAAGCGATGACGACAAAAATGCTATCAAAGAAGCTGCACCAAAGTGTAATAATTGCTCTCAAAGGGGTCACTTGAAGAAGGATTGTCCGCATATAATATGTTCATATTGTGGCTCTACAGATGACCATTATTCTCAACATTGTCCCAAGGCTATAAAGTGTTCAAAGTGTGACGAAGTGGGTCATTACAGGTCTCAATGTCCAcacaaatggaaaaaagtgCAGTGCTCTCTCTGTAAAAGTAATAAAcactcaaaagaaagatgTCCTAGTATATGGAGAGCTTATATCTtaattgatgataatgaagcGACAAAACCAAAAGTCCTTCCCTTTCATACTATATATTGCTACAATTGTGGTGAAAAGGGGCACTTCGGGGACGattgcaaagaaaaaagatcaTCTAGAGTACCTAATGAGGATGGAAGCGCGTTTACTGGTTCCAACTTATCAACTGAGTTAAAACAAGAATATTACAGTCATATTAacagaaattcaaaagaagatgaaaactACCAGTTCAGCGGATCCATATACGATGAGGAGCCACTACCGAGAATTTCTCACAAAAGACGTTCACACAATGATCATTCAAATGGTAGCAGAAATAAATATAGAGCATCAAATTTCCATCCACCCCCTTACCAAAAGCGTAATGTCATTCAACCCACCATAAGAGGCGAGACATTATCAATAAGCAACAGCACCAGTAAAAACTCGCGATATCAGAATACAAAGATCAACGTCTCGTCGGTTTCTGAAAATATGTATGGCTCCAGATATAACCCTTCTACATATGTTGATAACAACGACATTTCCATCTCTTCCAATTATAGAAACTATAATTCCTATCAACCTTATAGAAGTGGTACCTTGGgcaaaagaagataa